One stretch of Arachis hypogaea cultivar Tifrunner chromosome 20, arahy.Tifrunner.gnm2.J5K5, whole genome shotgun sequence DNA includes these proteins:
- the LOC112783044 gene encoding uncharacterized protein, which translates to MMEDIQENLFPSSLPNEQPLSIDEELWLMAEERAQEILCIIQPNVISEVNRKEIIGYVQRLITGYYGAEVFTFGSVPLKTYLPDGDIDLTALGHENAEEDLAQTVFSILESSDNTEFQVKDVQHIRAQVQVVKCTVKDIAVDISFNQMAGLYALRFLEQVDQLVGKNHLFKRSIILIKAWCYYESRILGAHHGLLSTYALETLVLYIINRYHSSVRGPLEVLYRFLDYYSAFDWESDYVSVDGPKALSSLPEINETPDCERDGFLLNKEFLRKYRDMCSISARTYETTTHEFPTKHMNILDPLRNDNNLGRSVSRGNLHRIRFALSFGARKLKEILTLPGEKMGAALEGFFMNTLDRNGKGQRPDIEVPVPAFGTGRSEESVLLGDCESYYGALRYVQLHRKHAMPFAAYPSTPLSAAQADIHAVLTQQNWNVSYKRSSNLYVPIHTDVYVPRSTDVYAPIQNDVYVPTKIDVYAPAQTDVYGSTQTFYCPKASQASYSFEETGKSRGTGTYIPDVAHNSQWDMRIKGNKSRRYRPAKHSVSPKSPQKKQPSEEVHSDETPDASGNSRSFELANEEFPVLPNICQESMSEAQEPVSFNISEQSRSSSSSEVIFEFGTYRNSEAPKESSMPTKGEKEDSDLPSSEGRSAGCSRVAVQSRKEYIGNDKKRD; encoded by the exons ATGATGGAAGATATACAAGAAAATTTGTTTCCTTCATCCTTGCCTAATGAACAACCACTATCAATTGATGAGGAACTGTGGCTGATGGCTGAAGAAAGGGCCCAAGAGATACTGTGTATAATCCAACCAAATGTAATTTCTGAGGTGAATAGAAAGGAGATTATTGGATATGTCCAGAGGCTGATTACTGGTTACTACGGAGCAGAG GTCTTCACATTTGGTTCAGTCCCACTAAAAACCTATCTTCCTGATGGGGATATTGACTTGACAGCTCTCGGTCATGAAAATGCTGAGGAGGATTTGGCCCAAACAGTATTCAGTATACTTGAAAGCAGTGACAACACTGAATTCCAAGTGAAAGACGTACAGCATATACGTGCACAG GTCCAGGTTGTAAAATGCACAGTAAAAGATATTGCGGTTGATATCTCGTTCAATCAGATGGCTGGACTCTATGCTCTGCGCTTTTTGGAGCAG GTTGACCAACTTGTTGGGAAAAACCATCTTTTCAAACGAAGTATTATCTTAATCAAAGCTTGGTGCTATTATGAGAGCCGAATTCTTGGTGCGCACCATGGCCTGTTATCAACATATGCATTGGAAACACTAGTTTTGTACATTATCAATCGTTATCATTCATCAGTGCGTGGTCCTCTAGAG GTGCTGTACAGATTTTTGGACTACTACAGTGCATTTGATTGGGAAAGTGATTATGTCAGTGTAGATGGTCCTAAGGCCTTATCTTCACTTCCAGAAATTAATG AGACACCAGACTGTGAGCGGGATGGTTTTTTGCTCAATAAAGAGTTTCTGAGAAAGTACAGAGATATGTGCTCTATATCAGCAAGAACATACGAGACTACAACCCATGAATTTCCCACCAAGCATATGAACATTTTGGATCCTCTAAGAAATGACAACAACCTAGGCCGTAGTGTCAGCCGAG GAAACTTGCATCGAATTAGATTTGCTCTATCCTTCGGTGCCCGAAAACTTAAGGAGATCCTTACACTACCAGGAGAAAAGATGGGTGCAGCACTAGAGGGGTTTTTCATGAACACTTTGGACAGAAATGGGAAAGGACAAAGGCCAGATATAGAAGTTCCTGTTCCTGCATTTGGTACTGGAAGATCTGAAGAATCTGTCCTCCTTGGAGATTGTGAAAGTTACTATGGTGCTCTACGCTATGTTCAGTTGCATCGTAAGCATGCCATGCCATTCGCTGCATATCCAAGCACACCATTATCAGCTGCTCAGGCTGACATCCATGCGGTATTGACGCAGCAAAACTGGAACGTGTCTTATAAAAGGAGTAGTAACCTATATGTACCAATACACACCGATGTATATGTCCCAAGAAGCACAGATGTCTATGCCCCAATTCAAAATGATGTATATGTCCCTACAAAGATTGATGTATATGCCCCAGCACAGACTGATGTATATGGCTCAACACAAACATTCTATTGTCCGAAAGCTTCACAAGCTAGTTACAGCTTTGAAGAAACAGGAAAATCACGAGGAACTGGCACATACATACCTGACGTG GCTCATAACTCCCAATGGGATATGCGCATAAAGGGGAACAAATCAAGGAGATATCGTCCTGCGAAGCATAGCGTATCACCCAAATCACCTCAGAAAAAGCAACCATCTGAGGAGGTTCATTCCGACGAGACACCTGATGCAAGTGGCAATTCAAGGTCATTTGAGCTTGCAAATGAAGAATTCCCAGTTCTTCCAAACATTTGCCAGGAAAGCATGTCAGAAGCCCAGGAGCCTGTCTCTTTCAATATCTCTGAGCAGTCCAGGAGTTCTTCCTCATCCGAAGTCATTTTTGAGTTTGGAACTTACAGGAATTCAGAGGCACCTAAAGAATCAAGCATGCCAACAAAGGGTGAGAAAGAAGATTCTGATCTTCCATCATCTGAGGGAAGGTCGGCTGGTTGTTCCAGGGTGGCAGTACAGAGTAGAAAAGAATATATTGGGAATGATAAGAAGAGAGATTGA